In Marisediminicola antarctica, one DNA window encodes the following:
- the pstC gene encoding phosphate ABC transporter permease subunit PstC — protein MTAAIPRAKVRPADRIFSGSTLFAGVLILAALAAVALFLIVQSIPALVADPAELEGSPTSFWAYVAPLAFGTVWAASLALLIAFPLSIGIALFISHYAPRRIAQGLGYIIDLLAAVPSVVFGLWGIKVLAPFLTPFYDWLVTNFGWFPLFAPPVSGTGRTVLTVAIVLAVMIIPIITALSREIFLQTPRLHEEAALALGATRLEMIQMAVLPFGRAGIVSAAMLGLGRALGETMVVAMVLSPAVVISFVLTSSTNPSTIAGNIALKFPDAYGVGVNALIATGLILFIITLVINSIARFVVNRRKAFSGAN, from the coding sequence ATGACAGCAGCGATACCACGCGCGAAGGTCCGCCCCGCAGACCGCATCTTCTCCGGGAGCACCCTCTTCGCGGGAGTGCTCATCCTCGCGGCCCTCGCGGCCGTCGCCCTGTTCCTCATAGTTCAGAGCATCCCCGCACTCGTTGCCGACCCGGCCGAACTCGAAGGATCCCCGACGAGCTTCTGGGCCTACGTCGCCCCCCTCGCCTTTGGAACCGTCTGGGCCGCGTCCCTCGCGCTGCTCATCGCCTTCCCGCTGTCGATCGGTATCGCCCTCTTCATCTCTCACTACGCCCCCCGCCGCATCGCACAGGGGCTCGGCTACATCATCGACCTTCTCGCCGCGGTGCCATCTGTGGTATTCGGGCTCTGGGGCATCAAGGTGCTCGCACCGTTTCTGACACCGTTCTACGACTGGCTCGTCACCAATTTCGGTTGGTTCCCACTGTTCGCGCCGCCGGTGTCGGGCACTGGCCGAACCGTGCTCACCGTCGCCATCGTGCTCGCTGTCATGATCATTCCGATCATCACCGCTCTCTCGCGGGAGATCTTCCTGCAGACCCCGAGACTGCACGAGGAGGCGGCCCTCGCCCTCGGCGCCACCCGCTTGGAAATGATTCAGATGGCCGTACTGCCGTTCGGCCGCGCCGGCATCGTCTCGGCCGCGATGCTCGGGCTCGGCCGCGCACTCGGCGAGACGATGGTTGTCGCCATGGTGCTGTCGCCGGCGGTGGTGATCAGCTTCGTACTCACGAGCTCGACCAACCCGTCCACGATCGCAGGCAACATTGCCCTGAAGTTCCCCGACGCCTATGGGGTCGGCGTCAATGCGCTCATCGCGACGGGACTCATTCTCTTCATCATCACGCTCGTCATCAACTCGATCGCCCGATTTGTCGTCAACCGCCGCAAGGCGTTCTCTGGAGCGAACTAG
- a CDS encoding phosphate ABC transporter substrate-binding protein PstS produces the protein MNSTRFGRAAVIAIAGTILLSSCASNEGGTTDTETDTGSEFTGTLVGAGSSAVGAAQQTWIAEYQMANEGVTINYDPSGSGAGRETFLAGGSGFAGTDRAFNDEEVAAGGFASCAPDSGIVQLPLYVSPIAVIFNLDGIDSLNLDPATIAGIFSGEIASWDAPEIAALNEGAELPSTTITAVHRSDDSGTTENFTDYLAATAPDVWTYEADGVWPIESGEAAQGTSGVVDAVTNGTGTIGYADASRAGDLGTVAVQVGDEFVEYSPEAAAAIVDASPFIEGRPDFDLSINLDRTSDAAGVYPIVLVAYLVGCETYLDSEQGALVKDYFTYMASSEGQAVAAADAGSAPISDTLFEKVTAAIDIMS, from the coding sequence GTGAACTCCACACGTTTCGGCCGCGCGGCCGTCATCGCCATTGCAGGCACCATCCTGCTCTCCTCCTGCGCCTCCAACGAGGGCGGGACCACGGACACCGAGACCGACACGGGCTCCGAGTTCACCGGCACCCTGGTCGGAGCCGGGTCGTCCGCCGTCGGCGCGGCGCAGCAGACCTGGATCGCCGAGTACCAGATGGCAAATGAGGGTGTCACCATCAACTACGATCCCTCCGGCTCCGGAGCCGGCCGCGAGACCTTCCTCGCCGGCGGCAGCGGCTTCGCGGGAACCGACCGTGCATTCAACGACGAAGAGGTCGCCGCCGGCGGCTTCGCGTCGTGCGCACCGGACAGCGGCATCGTGCAGCTCCCGCTCTACGTCTCGCCCATCGCCGTGATCTTCAACCTCGACGGCATCGACTCGCTCAACCTCGACCCTGCGACGATCGCGGGCATCTTCTCCGGCGAGATCGCGTCGTGGGACGCGCCGGAGATCGCCGCGCTCAACGAGGGCGCCGAGCTCCCGTCCACGACGATCACCGCAGTGCACCGCTCGGATGACTCCGGCACGACCGAGAACTTCACCGACTACCTTGCCGCCACCGCTCCCGATGTGTGGACCTACGAGGCCGACGGCGTCTGGCCGATCGAGTCCGGCGAGGCTGCGCAGGGCACCTCCGGTGTCGTCGACGCGGTGACCAACGGAACCGGCACCATCGGCTATGCGGATGCCTCGCGTGCCGGTGACCTCGGAACCGTCGCTGTCCAGGTCGGCGACGAGTTCGTCGAGTACTCCCCCGAAGCCGCAGCGGCCATCGTGGACGCCTCGCCGTTCATCGAGGGGCGCCCCGACTTCGACCTCTCGATCAACCTCGACCGCACCTCTGACGCCGCAGGTGTCTACCCGATCGTTCTCGTCGCCTACCTCGTCGGATGCGAGACGTACCTCGACTCCGAGCAGGGGGCCCTCGTGAAGGACTACTTCACCTACATGGCGAGCTCCGAGGGCCAGGCAGTAGCCGCGGCCGATGCCGGCTCGGCTCCGATCTCCGACACGCTCTTCGAGAAGGTGACGGCTGCAATCGACATCATGAGCTAG
- a CDS encoding NUDIX hydrolase: MTVTDPSTLVAAGVVCWRMTGGRVRVLLVHRANRGDISLPKGKLEPRESLPEAAVRETLEETGLAVTLGAPLGETAYSLPTGRDKIVHYWAAEATDAVIAASNFVPSFEVTSTEWVTLKAARAKLSYERDQELMDRFAARADSNTLRTFAVVALRHGKAVPASSWNGPDSTRPLEHAGIEEAKAAARAIAAYRPTKLISSTAARCISTIDPLATMLGLDVKATAAISQDAHEDGVANVHRIVSKRVARRQTAVLCSHGPVLPDIIDEVATCAGSARDGTLRQAASLATGDFAVVHLSIADPTAGIVAVEVHSPASF, encoded by the coding sequence ATGACCGTGACTGACCCCTCGACTCTTGTGGCGGCGGGCGTTGTGTGTTGGCGGATGACCGGAGGCAGGGTGCGTGTGCTGCTCGTGCACCGCGCCAACCGCGGAGACATCTCGCTGCCCAAGGGCAAGCTCGAGCCCCGCGAGTCGCTGCCAGAGGCGGCCGTGCGCGAGACGCTCGAGGAGACGGGCCTCGCGGTGACCCTCGGTGCGCCGCTCGGCGAGACCGCGTACTCGCTGCCGACCGGTCGAGACAAGATCGTGCACTACTGGGCGGCGGAAGCGACCGACGCCGTGATCGCGGCGTCGAACTTCGTGCCGAGTTTCGAGGTCACCTCGACCGAGTGGGTCACTCTGAAGGCTGCTCGCGCCAAGCTCAGTTATGAGCGTGACCAGGAACTCATGGACCGGTTTGCCGCACGCGCCGACAGCAACACGCTTCGCACCTTCGCGGTGGTCGCCCTCCGCCACGGCAAGGCCGTCCCCGCGAGCTCCTGGAACGGCCCCGATTCTACGAGGCCGCTCGAGCATGCCGGCATCGAGGAGGCCAAGGCCGCCGCGCGCGCAATCGCCGCGTACCGACCGACAAAGCTCATCAGTAGCACCGCCGCACGCTGCATCTCCACGATCGACCCACTCGCCACGATGCTCGGGCTCGACGTCAAGGCGACGGCCGCGATCAGCCAGGACGCGCACGAAGACGGCGTCGCCAACGTGCACCGCATCGTGAGCAAGCGGGTCGCCAGGCGGCAGACCGCGGTGCTCTGCAGCCATGGTCCGGTGCTTCCCGACATCATCGACGAAGTCGCCACCTGTGCGGGAAGCGCCCGCGATGGGACGCTGCGCCAGGCGGCCTCGCTTGCGACCGGCGACTTCGCCGTCGTGCACCTCTCGATCGCAGATCCGACCGCCGGAATCGTCGCCGTCGAGGTTCACTCCCCCGCCAGCTTCTGA